A DNA window from Allokutzneria albata contains the following coding sequences:
- a CDS encoding carbohydrate ABC transporter permease, producing the protein MKRVWKPWGALAWLSGILFVLPVLWMVLTSFHTESDAATNPPSLFAGLSLQGYEEFFGASTGQSPWPPLINSVSASVGSTVLVLLLAIPAAYALSIRPVQKSSDVLFFFLTTKMLPMVAGLLPIYLIAQYSGLLDNVSFLVVLYTSMNLPIAVWLMRSFLAEIPKEMLEAAALDGAGLVTTLRRVVAPVAVPGIAATALICFIFSWNELLFARVLTGVVAGTAPVFLTGFVTSQGLFLAKMCAAATIVSLPVLVAGFAAQDKLVQGLSLGAVK; encoded by the coding sequence TGAAGCGTGTCTGGAAACCCTGGGGAGCCCTGGCCTGGTTGTCCGGCATCCTGTTCGTGCTGCCGGTGCTGTGGATGGTGCTGACCTCCTTCCACACCGAGTCCGACGCGGCGACCAATCCGCCGTCGCTATTCGCGGGCCTGTCGTTGCAGGGCTACGAGGAGTTCTTCGGCGCGAGCACCGGCCAGAGCCCGTGGCCGCCGCTGATCAACTCGGTCAGCGCGAGCGTGGGCTCGACCGTGCTCGTTCTGCTGCTGGCCATCCCGGCCGCGTACGCGCTGTCGATCCGGCCCGTGCAGAAGAGCTCGGACGTGCTGTTCTTCTTCCTCACCACCAAGATGCTGCCGATGGTCGCCGGGCTGCTGCCGATCTACCTGATCGCCCAGTACAGCGGGCTGTTGGACAACGTCTCGTTCCTGGTGGTGCTCTACACGTCGATGAACCTGCCGATCGCGGTGTGGCTGATGCGCTCCTTCCTCGCGGAGATCCCGAAGGAGATGCTGGAGGCGGCCGCGCTGGACGGGGCCGGGCTGGTCACCACGCTGCGCCGGGTCGTCGCCCCCGTCGCCGTCCCCGGGATCGCCGCGACCGCGCTGATCTGCTTCATCTTCAGCTGGAACGAGCTGTTGTTCGCCCGCGTGCTGACCGGCGTCGTCGCCGGGACCGCACCGGTCTTCCTCACCGGTTTCGTCACGAGCCAGGGCCTGTTCCTGGCCAAGATGTGCGCGGCGGCGACGATCGTGTCGCTGCCCGTGCTCGTCGCCGGTTTCGCCGCCCAGGACAAACTCGTCCAGGGCCTTTCGCTAGGAGCAGTGAAGTAA
- a CDS encoding zinc-dependent alcohol dehydrogenase family protein, whose product MRAAVISAPGEVEVTEVPDPAPGARQVVVKVSACGLCGTDLHILQGEFAPTLPVVPGHEFAGEVVEIGSAVTELAVGDRVAVDPSLYCYECRYCRAGRNNLCERWAAIGVTTAGGAAEYAVAPVANCVKLPAHVRTEDAALIEPLSCAVRGYDILRAQLASRVVIYGSGTMGLMMLELGKLTGAASIEMIDVNPERLATATKLGCTAVATSADELDRPEGWDVVIDATGNEKAIQDGLGRVAKGGTFLQFGVSDYAARATIEPYKIYNQEITITGSMAVLHSYERAADLFAAGVLDPEIFISHRLPLGEYASALEAFKRGEGRKIQVLPGV is encoded by the coding sequence ATGAGAGCCGCCGTCATCTCCGCGCCCGGCGAGGTCGAGGTCACCGAGGTGCCCGACCCGGCGCCGGGCGCGCGGCAGGTCGTCGTGAAGGTCTCGGCCTGCGGGCTGTGCGGCACGGATCTGCACATCCTGCAAGGAGAATTCGCGCCCACCCTGCCCGTGGTGCCCGGCCACGAGTTCGCAGGCGAGGTCGTGGAGATCGGCAGCGCGGTCACCGAGCTCGCGGTCGGCGACCGGGTCGCGGTGGACCCGTCGCTGTACTGCTACGAGTGCCGCTACTGCCGCGCGGGCCGCAACAACCTGTGCGAGCGGTGGGCCGCGATCGGCGTGACCACCGCGGGCGGCGCGGCGGAGTACGCGGTCGCTCCGGTGGCCAACTGCGTCAAGCTCCCCGCGCACGTCCGCACCGAGGACGCCGCGCTCATCGAGCCGCTTTCGTGCGCCGTGCGCGGTTACGACATCCTGCGCGCGCAGCTGGCCAGCCGGGTGGTGATCTACGGGTCCGGCACCATGGGGCTGATGATGCTGGAGCTGGGCAAGCTCACCGGCGCGGCCAGCATCGAGATGATCGACGTCAACCCCGAGCGGCTGGCCACCGCGACGAAGCTGGGCTGCACCGCCGTCGCCACCAGTGCCGACGAGCTGGACCGGCCGGAGGGCTGGGACGTGGTGATCGACGCGACCGGCAACGAGAAGGCCATCCAGGACGGCCTCGGCCGCGTCGCCAAGGGCGGGACTTTCCTGCAGTTCGGGGTGTCCGACTACGCCGCGCGTGCGACCATCGAGCCGTACAAGATCTACAACCAGGAGATCACCATCACCGGCTCGATGGCCGTGCTGCACTCCTACGAGCGGGCCGCCGACCTGTTCGCGGCGGGCGTGCTCGATCCGGAGATCTTCATCAGTCACCGGCTGCCGCTGGGCGAGTACGCGTCCGCCCTGGAGGCGTTCAAGCGCGGCGAAGGCCGCAAGATCCAGGTCCTGCCGGGGGTGTGA